From a single Plasmodium coatneyi strain Hackeri chromosome 4, complete sequence genomic region:
- a CDS encoding tRNA-ribosyltransferase encodes MEDPPQYRLHKIKDIETPATTILTNDIQPEYINFELLRKIEKNNFILNCPLQEVYKNMDVYEKAKEYFSKHGGKKGKSYLHSFSDFENSYRYMNVRNILTNNFSININKNITMKQSNQTTIFSIDDFCKCVHIFEPDIFCIPSEEIKINEEVGKKKKIRIITLMDEFLKKIKSVKDNQVGGDSICIVTVPSTIHLDKGTMEEMLNKYDSLIGGFMLSGIGYDESNEERTSHLKSTLAALPTDKLKLIQLSVGTPVEILHSVYHGIDIVEANFPYELARNGKALNMHIKMDTMEHNCTNKLHDINHINFHNKDIFIIDLNDEKYSLDYSPITENSPRNETKSYVHHLLKCQELTANVILSYHNLYIYSLFFQEIRTQIRSGNFLSYISWFVQRHQLG; translated from the coding sequence ATGGAGGATCCTCCCCAATACCGGTtgcacaaaataaaggacatCGAAACGCCTGCCACGACCATCCTCACCAATGACATACAACCAGAATATATCAACTTCGAGTTACTTCGAAAAATTGAGAAGAATAATTTCATCCTGAATTGTCCACTACAGGAGGTATACAAAAACATGGATGTATATGAAAAGGcgaaagaatatttttccaaacatggaggaaagaagggcaAATCGTATCTGCACAGCTTCTCCGACTTTGAAAACAGCTACAGATATATGAACGTGAGAAATATTTtgacaaataatttttcgataaatattaataaaaatattacgATGAAGCAGAGTAACCAAACGACCATATTTTCCATAGACGACTTTTGCAAATGTGTCCATATTTTTGAGCCAGACATTTTCTGCATCCCATCGGAggagataaaaataaatgaagaagtggggaagaagaaaaaaatacgaataATAACACTAATggatgaatttttaaaaaaaataaaaagtgtcAAGGATAACCAAGTGGGTGGAGACTCCATCTGCATTGTGACGGTGCCATCCACTATCCATTTGGACAAAGGCACAATGGAGGAAATGCTAAATAAGTACGACTCCCTTATTGGGGGGTTTATGCTAAGTGGGATTGGTTACGATGAATCGAATGAAGAGAGAACCAGCCATTTGAAAAGCACTTTAGCGGCTCTACCGACAGACAAGTTGAAGCTTATACAACTAAGTGTAGGCACCCCTGTCGAAATTTTACACTCCGTTTATCACGGAATAGACATCGTCGAAGCGAACTTCCCCTACGAATTGGCAAGAAATGGAAAGGCtctaaatatgcacataaaaatggaTACAATGGAGCACAACTGCACAAACAAACTGCACGATATAAACCATATAAATTTTCACAATAaagacatttttattatagaCTTAAACgatgaaaaatattctttagATTATTCTCCCATAACGGAAAATTCCCCCCGAAATGAAACGAAGTCGTATGTTCACCATTTGCTCAAGTGTCAGGAGCTCACCGCAAATGTCATTTTGTCCTACCACAATTTGTACATCTACAGTTTGTTCTTTCAAGAAATTCGAACGCAGATAAGAAGTGGCAATTTTCTCAGTTACATCAGCTGGTTCGTCCAGCGGCACCAACTGGGTTAG
- a CDS encoding ABC transporter, which produces MNEIVINNLSYNYYNRVGNTKTAALENVNLSFGRGMRIVVCGKNGAGKSTLLSIIAGKKLVKEESVLVFNKPAFHDTTLSSRIGFVGEWWSDDYAMNITVKDFFAKYKDSKRYRKLLKLFEISEDKLISSASKGEKKKIQILVNLVTRKDVYIFDEATESLDLISRKLLLEFLKRECIKHNCIIIYSTHIFDYMEKWCSHILYLSKGSVAFFSDIGTVTSAKDYTSLADYIFDHMMEETSEEQHMKTMEDLFLEDSE; this is translated from the exons ATGAACGAAATAGTAATAAACAATTTGagttataattattacaatAGAGTAGGAAACACGAAAACTGCAGCACTGGAAAATGTAAATTTATCCTTCGGTCGAGGCATGCGAATTGTCGTTTGCGGGAAAAACGGAGCAGGGAAGAGTACCCTATTGAGCATCATAGCAGGCAAGAAG cTGGTAAAGGAGGAATCCGTTCTGGTGTTCAACAAGCCCGCGTTCCATGACACCACGCTGTCAAGCAGAATCGGGTTCGTTGGGGAGTGGTGGAGCGACG ATTACGCAATGAACATCACGGTGAAGGACTTCTTCGCAAAGTACAAAGACTCCAAGAGGTACAGGAAGCTGCTGAAGCTGTTCGAAATCAGCGAAGACAAACTTATATCTTCCGcctcaaagggggaaaagaaaaaaattcaaattctGGTTAACTTGGTAACGAGAAAGGACGTCTACATTTTCGATGAGGCAACCGAGTCGCTGGACCTGATATCTCGGAAGTTATTGCTGGA GTTTCTAAAGAGGGAATGCATAAAGCACAACTGCATCATCATTTATTCGACCCACATTTTCGAttatatggaaaaatggtGTAGCCATATTTTATACCTGTCCAAAGGTTCagtggcttttttttccgacaTAGGGACTGTAACGAG CGCCAAGGACTACACCTCCCTAGCGGATTATATTTTCGACCATATGATGGAGGAGACGAGTGAAGAGCAGCACATGAAAACCATGGAAG ATTTGTTCCTAGAAGATTCAGAATAA
- a CDS encoding Serine/threonine protein kinase, with the protein MKRTYVRRKMGLNGLNDCRFNRGVTPHKGVLKVVSGTTVRASLMSHFKRVKGEIFNPNEQINHLIREKAFLLTLCERAKRLVLLIEREHFEVITKCIQTMKRFTHTYGETFLRVLHLLRRQDVGSKTSAAVMVKGRKENCTEKQHKRGGNRLGKKYPSQIGSRLPPEKLHSFVYLFTRVFTSYVYLLFHALRKYKGDVQKRYVLLKIAIINKGRTSYKRVKQDGVPIKTGMKLPPATDVVITKKDERKYYQSFFISLICKLSSSANSAFVPVWKNATNMKDVKFVLVYLLQILLRIINRSYQKRGNPHLGKKKNEVCTNCEVKLERVAHLVEEQIFCMLLKKKFFSHFEKLLIHGEETLEGGAPSGCPLKWAEHIAHQILNQRRGKRIWLRKYYKMYLHFLRYIERGHLFKGEKMVPLQNRRCFSFPSGEESFPGKATWLSHFKEKFRKVKNEFYMHMGKKYFLLFTIMSCAKGSQVATPFLTIFLKILFSLSEQKNFLLQFYFHRVRILEFMLHCVGASSRGEHSRVVSRKAVNMHKQREEQSLRIRDKSRTSGGDTNEEDNHLCIFNPPSVNTNSAKSKKVEKQIFIRPLALNRLQKRSPRYFVQKKSPMLEERTNELCISQSSHTHDHQHRRGKLARITNGKTYPSEEGSNSVTTNGSGCLGKDKWAKVAPIGNAFQNIDVATWTVLLIFSLCTSYNRKDLNCFYFNENYYGQHEDVLNRFNNHIGVKSGKMCSFPKIPRKYAPIDELINAEDIPIMKVLQLHLNKQNAQKLLRRVKKYIQGNEPLQMLYNLAVVSNMKHLHFLRKINEDGNGTVHLCSHSIFPHKPFIIKLIKIQKHINENYAFKNVFDEIKCLRTFQHVHGSICQMYQYGVKKNGDCRTFTYYILMQHYDDNLKNYINYLYEDYLLKREKIVCANLLPFWGPHGMDKNGHLLFRKKKIFKKITNKIPQWRVKSTKMNLSLYYAMLRRSIHMRVNQLQYVTSVLRLFEQIVQTVMRIHRRRITHFDINSSNILVNYDGSALSPLKGKTPFDGFQRRRNGYQKGENAPQVGNNLSSSFFAPRTSYLTRLGKKVKTTKMEGMAESRNTQENLNPMKNNTTGGINLDRMSLVSTSQCYATPVQRRHTHLMGKIPNLPSIVINDFGESKAFFSNKDFLFFRTSRGNEMMSAPELMKMGAGKEKRGMDTATHNHMFGRSAGLATKWLSRGIHNRITANSANLKIIVRMGSSQSIIGRKKKTNHSSVGRSDPHRLTIRKASPFRYCNKQIDEMKRLLKKKLLKRRIFHRRRRDIQKSDVWLLGFLLFEMITNEPLTNECNIFLYIKIDQRKDLLDKMINEKIDNNLKKIKKFFHLFFQFDVRKRKSIDEIYAHCGELFLYYDAKLKRHSELLKRIDWTGVNSVFPGEKPHKINEEGVFPTGRTNIRPFSPQQEVVKRNGNYSLHSLELHTHLVTKYQKGDEIRVSDKHTFVSYIVVKNGQYAELPLNVRYNSCVSRLPFERVQCLRNAKMMLHGLAKHNILKVGNVYLIAHMDREAKEFICLPNLGEGPVIVFPPKMNQQLISLYNNRNGRITRIPILYLKRKLFYKKNKRTKNEFYRHLNKLTGRGSPTWNHFCKHSKMKIYKNQMKNFAHFFFFFFMNIQVKIHQLANSTDKKKTFFFILGNEKSEYDVNSVEKIHAWEPYNFANLFLFFFVCVTLKTDPADLFFLLQSRESFSLSEMDTDLLRLLMRTFFLS; encoded by the coding sequence ATGAAGCGAACATAtgtgaggaggaaaatgggaCTGAACGGATTAAACGACTGTCGTTTCAACCGGGGGGTTACCCCCCACAAAGGAGTACTAAAAGTTGTAAGTGGGACTACAGTACGTGCATCTCTTATGTCCCATTTTAAAAGGGTAAAGGGGGAGATATTCAACCCTAACGAACAGATAAACCACCTGATAAGGGAAAAGGCGTTCCTTTTAACCCTCTGCGAGAGGGCTAAGCGTTTAGTGCTTCTCATCGAAAGGGAACACTTTGAAGTAATCACAAAATGCATCCAAACTATGAAGCGTTTCACGCATACGTATGGGGAGACCTTTCTACGAGTCCTGCACTTATTGCGACGGCAGGATGTGGGTTCCAAGACAAGTGCTGCTGTAATGGTTAAGGGTAGAAAAGAAAACTGCACAGAAAAGCAGCACAAACGAGGTGGGAACAGATTAGGCAAGAAGTACCCATCACAAATTGGGAGTCGCTTGCCCCCCGAGAAGCTACACTCCTTTGTATATCTCTTCACGCGAGTGTTTACTTCGTATGTCTATTTGCTTTTTCACGCTCTGCGTAAATACAAGGGGGACGTCCAGAAGAGGTATGTTCTGCTAAAAATTGCAATTATCAACAAGGGGCGCACATCCTACAAAAGGGTAAAGCAGGATGGAGTACCAATCAAGACAGGGATGAAACTGCCACCCGCAACAGACGTGGTCATTACCAAAAAAGATGAACGCAAGTATTATCAAAGCTTCTTTATTTCGCTCATATGTAAACTTTCCAGCAGCGCCAACTCTGCATTTGTTCCAGTTTGGAAGAATGCAACCAATATGAAGGACGTAAAATTTGTCCTTGTCTACCTCCTTCAAATCCTCCTAAGAATCATAAACAGGAGTtatcaaaaaaggggcaatccccatttgggaaaaaaaaaaaatgaagtttgCACAAATTGTGAGGTAAAGCTGGAGCGAGTAGCACACCTGGTTGaggagcaaattttttgcatgcttttaaaaaagaaatttttttcccactttgaGAAACTTCTTATACATGGTGAAGAGACCCTGGAGGGGGGTGCCCCTAGTGGGTGTCCCCTCAAGTGGGCAGAGCATATTGCTCACCAAATTTTGAACCAGCGGAGGGGCAAACGAATTTGGCTTcgaaaatattataaaatgtATTTGCACTTCCTGAGGTATATCGAAAGGGGTCACCTTTTCAAAGGCGAAAAAATGGTGCCCCTCCAGAATAGGCGTTGTTTCTCATTTCCCAGTGGGGAGGAGTCATTTCCAGGAAAAGCAACATGGTTGTCccattttaaagaaaagtttagaaaagtaaaaaacgagttttacatgcacatggggaagaagtactttcttctcttcacaATCATGTCTTGTGCAAAAGGATCCCAAGTGGCGACCCCCTTTTTgacgatttttttaaaaattttgttttccctatCGGAGCAGAAGAATTTCCTTCTACAGTTTTACTTTCACAGAGTGAGAATTTTGGAATTCATGCTGCACTGCGTTGGGGCAAGTAGCCGTGGCGAACACTCACGTGTCGTTTCACGTAAAGCAGTTAACATGCACAAGCAACGGGAGGAACAATCTCTTCGTATACGGGATAAAAGTCGCACCAGTGGGGGAGACACAAACGAAGAAGATAATCACCTCTGCATTTTCAATCCCCCATCAGTTAACACCAATAGTgcgaaaagtaaaaaagtggagaaacaaatttttattcgcCCCCTCGCATTAAATCGTCTTCAGAAACGCTCCCCAAGATACTTCGTTCAGAAGAAGTCCCCTATGTTGGAGGAGCGGACCAACGAATTATGCATCTCCCAGTCTTCACATACACATGATCACCAACATCGTCGTGGAAAATTGGCACGGATAACGAATGGAAAGACATACCCGTCTGAGGAAGGATCCAATTCGGTAACGACAAATGGGTCAGGTTGCCTGGGAAAAGACAAATGGGCGAAAGTAGCACCAATTGGTAATGCCTTCCAAAATATCGATGTCGCCACGTGGACAGTCCTCTTGATCTTTTCCCTCTGCACGTCGTACAATAGGAAGGACCTGAACTGCTTCTACTTTAATGAGAATTACTACGGCCAGCATGAAGACGTTCTAAACAGATTTAACAACCACATCGGCGTCAAATCAGGGAAGATGTGCAGTTTTCCCAAGATTCCCCGGAAGTACGCCCCAATTGACGAACTTATAAACGCGGAAGACATACCAATCATGAAGGTCCTGCAGCTTCACCTGAACAAGCAGAATGCACAAAAGCTTCTGCGCCGCGTTAAGAAATACATACAGGGGAATGAACCACTGCAAATGCTCTACAACCTTGCCGTGGTTAGCAACATGAAgcatttgcattttctgagaaaaataaatgaagacgGGAATGGAACGGTACACTTATGTTCCCATTCCATTTTCCCACATAAACCATTCATTATAAAGCTGATAAAGATACAAAAGCATATCAACGAAAATTAcgcttttaaaaatgttttcgaTGAAATAAAATGCCTCCGAACTTTTCAACATGTGCATGGAAGCATATGCCAAATGTACCAATacggggttaaaaaaaatggcgatTGTAGGACCTTCACTTATTACATACTAATGCAGCATTACGAtgacaatttaaaaaattatataaattatttatacgAAGATTACTTgctaaaaagagaaaaaattgtgtgtgcaaatttgTTGCCCTTTTGGGGCCCCCATGGAATGGACAAAAATGGACATTTACtgttcaggaaaaaaaaaatatttaaaaaaataacaaataaaattcccCAATGGAGGGTAAAATccacaaaaatgaatttatCATTATATTATGCCATGTTGAGAAGGAGCATCCATATGAGGGTAAACCAGTTACAATACGTGACGTCTGTTTTGAGGTTGTTCGAACAAATTGTACAAACCGTTATGCGAATTCATAGAAGACGGATAACCCATTTTGACATTAACTCAAGTAACATTTTGGTAAATTACGATGGATCTGCTTTGTCACcattaaaagggaaaactccTTTCGATGGGTTTCAACGTCGTCGGAATGGATAccagaagggagaaaatgctCCCCAAGTGGGAAACAATctgtcttcctccttttttgcaccACGGACGAGTTACCTGACCCGTTTAggcaaaaaagtaaaaacgacaaaaatggaaggaatggcGGAAAGTCGAAACACACaggaaaatttaaacccAATGAAGAATAACACAACGGGTGGAATCAATCTGGACAGAATGAGCCTTGTGTCCACTTCCCAATGTTATGCTACACCTGTCCAAAGGAGACATACCCACCTTATGGGTAAAATCCCTAACCTTCCATCCATCGTCATTAACGACTTTGGAGAAAGTAAAGCCTTTTTCAGCAATAAGgatttcctattttttcgaaCAAGCAGGGGAAACGAAATGATGTCTGCGCCGGAGCTGATGAAAATGGGTgcggggaaggaaaagcgGGGAATGGATACGGCCACTCATAACCACATGTTTGGCAGAAGTGCTGGTTTAGCAACAAAGTGGCTAAGCAGAGGAATCCACAATCGAATTACAGCCAATTCAGCGAACTTAAAAATTATTGTCCGAATGGGAAGCAGCCAAAGCATAATCGgtcggaagaaaaaaacaaatcatAGCAGTGTGGGAAGAAGCGACCCCCACAGATTGACCATTCGGAAGGCGTCCCCATTTCGATATTGCAACAAACAGATTGACGAAATGAAGAGACTGCTAAAGAAGAAGCTGTTGAAGAGGCGAATTTTTCACAGGAGAAGAAGAGACATCCAAAAAAGCGACGTGTGGTTACTTGGCTTTCTACTTTTCGAGATGATCACAAATGAACCATTAACAAATGAGtgcaatatatttttgtacataaAGATAGATCAGAGGAAAGACCTACTCGATAAAATGATTAacgaaaaaattgacaataatttgaagaaaattaaaaaatttttccatctttttttccagtttgacgtgaggaagaggaaatcCATCGAcgaaatatatgcacactgTGGTGAGCTCTTTCTCTATTATGACGCAAAGTTAAAGAGGCATAGCGAATTGCTAAAACGGATAGACTGGACAGGCGTGAATAGTGTCTTTCCAGGGGAAAAACCTCATAAGATCAATGAGGAGGGTGTCTTCCCCACGGGAAGGACGAATATTCGACCGTTTTCCCCGCAACAGGAGGTAGTAAAAAGGAACGGGAATTACTCACTCCACAGTTTGGAGTTGCATACCCATCTCGTTACAAAATATCAGAAAGGAGATGAAATTCGAGTCAGTGACAAGCATACGTTCGTCTCATATATCGTTGTGAAGAACGGACAGTACGCAGAGCTGCCTCTCAACGTACGTTACAATTCATGCGTTAGTCGGCTCCCCTTCGAAAGGGTGCAATGTTTGAGGAATGCTAAAATGATGCTCCACGGGCTGGCCAAACATAACATACTGAAGGTGGGCAATGTTTACCTCATTGCTCACATGGACAGGGAAGCAAAAGAGTTTATCTGTTTACCCAACTTAGGTGAAGGCCCAGTTAttgttttcccccccaagaTGAATCAACAGCTAATTTCTCTTTATAACAACAGGAATGGACGCATCACGCgtattcccattttgtatttaaaaagaaaactcttttataagaaaaacaaacgcacaaaaaatgaattttataGGCATCTTAACAAACTTACGGGGAGAGGTAGCCCCACGTGGAACCACTTTTGTAAACATAGCAAAATGAAGATCTACAAAAATCAGATGAAaaattttgctcatttttttttttttttttttatgaacattCAGGTAAAAATTCACCAGCTAGCCAATTCGacggataaaaaaaaaacttttttttttattttgggaaatgaaaaaagtgagTACGATGTTAACTCCGTCGAGAAAATACACGCATGGGAACCCTACAATTTCGcaaacctttttttgtttttttttgtgtgtgtcaCGTTGAAGACAGATCCAGCggatttgtttttccttttgcaatCGAGAGAGTCCTTTTCCTTGTCAGAAATGGACACGGATTTGCTGCGCCTGCTTATgcgcaccttttttttaagttaa
- a CDS encoding Calmodulin, with protein sequence MADKLTEEQISEFKEAFSLFDKDGDGTITTKELGTVMRSLGQNPTEAELQDMINEIDTDGNGTIDFPEFLTLMARKMKDTDTEEELIEAFRVFDRDGDGYISADELRHVMTNLGEKLTNEEVDEMIREADIDGDGQINYEEFVKMMIAK encoded by the exons ATGGCAGACAAGTTAACGGAGGAGCAAATTTCCGAATTCAAGGAGGCCTTTAGCTTATTTGACAAGGATGGCGATGGAA CCATAACAACCAAAGAATTGGGGACAGTCATGAGGTCACTGGGGCAAAACCCAACCGAAGCAGAATTGCAAGATATGATAAACGAAATAGACACAGACGGAAATGGAACCATCGATTTCCCCGAGTTCTTAACTCTGATGGcgagaaaaatgaaagataCGGACACGGAAGAGGAACTAATTGAAGCCTTCAGAGTATTCGACAGAGACGGGGATGGATACATAAGTGCAGATGAGCTAAGACACGTCATGACAAACTTGGGAGAAAAACTAACCAATGAGGAAGTGGACGAAATGATACGAGAGGCGGACATTGACGGGGATGGCCAGATCAATTACGAGGAGTTCGTCAAAATGATGATAGCCAAGTAG
- a CDS encoding STI1-like protein: protein MVNKEEALRLKEIGNKCFQEGKFDEAVTHFTNAIKNDPQDHVLHSNLSGAYASMGRFYEALESANKCISLKKDWPKGYIRKGCAEHGLRQLDSAEKTYLEGLQIDPNNKSLKDALENVRKEKVAENMEYINHINTIIQNDATLRSYKEENANYPNELLNTIKAINTNPMNIRYILSSCDRKISEGVEKFFGIKFNDDSSYNEERQRKMEEEEMKKKKQKEKEEEEERKRKNRSPEEIQGDEHKQKGNEFYKQKKFEEALQEYEEAIKINPNDIMYHYNKAAVYIEMKEFDKAIETCLYAIENRYNFKADFAQVAKVYNRLAISYTNVKNYDKAIEAYRKSLVEDNNRATRNALKELERKKEKEEREAYIDPEKAEEHKNKGNEYFKNNDYPNAKKEYDEAIRRNPNDAKLYSNRAAALTKLLEYPSALEDVMKALELDPNFVKAHSRKGNLHFLMKDYYKALQAYNKGLELDPNNKECLEGYQRCVYKIDEMSKSEKVDEEQFKKSMADPEIQQIISDPQFQIILQRLNENPNSISEYIKDPKIFNGLQKLIAAGILKVR, encoded by the coding sequence ATGGTCAACAAGGAAGAGGCGCTACGGTTGAAGGAGATTGGAAACAAGTGCTTCCAGGAAGGGAAGTTTGATGAAGCCGTTACCCACTTTACGAACGCAATTAAGAATGACCCTCAGGACCACGTGCTACATTCAAACCTATCCGGGGCGTATGCAAGTATGGGGAGGTTCTATGAAGCCCTAGAAAGCGCAAACAAGTGCATAAGTTTAAAGAAAGACTGGCCAAAGGGATACATAAGGAAAGGGTGTGCAGAACATGGGTTAAGGCAACTGGACAGCGCGGAAAAGACCTACCTGGAAGGACTCCAAATAGACCCAAACAACAAATCGTTAAAGGATGCGTTGGAAAAtgtgaggaaggaaaaagtagcaGAAAACATGGAGTACATAAATCACATAAATACCATCATTCAAAATGACGCCACGTTAAGATCgtacaaagaagaaaatgcaaattACCCAAATGAACTGTTAAACACCATAAAGGCTATTAATACAAACCCCATGAACATTCGATACATACTTTCCTCCTGCGATAGGAAGATAAGCGAAGGAGTGGAGAAATTTTTTGGCATAAAATTTAATGATGACTCCAGCTACAATGAAGaaagacaaagaaaaatggaagaagaagaaatgaaaaaaaaaaaacaaaaagagaaggaagaagaagaagaaaggaaaagaaaaaatcgatCACCAGAAGAAATACAAGGTGATGAACATAAACAGAAGGGAAATGAATTTTATAAACAAAAGAAATTTGAAGAAGCTCTGCAAGAATATGAAGAAgctataaaaataaatcccaATGATATTATGTACCATTATAACAAAGCGGCAGTATATATagaaatgaaagaattcGATAAGGCCATAGAAACTTGTCTATACGCAATTGAAAATAGGTACAATTTTAAGGCCGATTTTGCTCAAGTAGCAAAGGTATACAATCGACTAGCTATCAGCTATACGAATGTGAAGAATTACGATAAAGCTATTGAGGCGTATAGAAAGTCGCTCGTTGAAGATAACAACAGAGCTACGAGAAACGCTTTAAAAGAACtcgaaaggaagaaggaaaaagaagaaagggaagccTATATCGATCCTGAAAAAGCTGAagaacacaaaaataaaggaaatgaatactttaaaaataatgattACCCTAAtgcgaaaaaggaatatgatGAAGCTATTAGGAGAAATCCAAATGACGCCAAGTTGTACTCCAATAGAGCTGCTGCACTGACCAAGTTGTTAGAATATCCATCAGCCCTGGAAGATGTAATGAAGGCCCTTGAACTCGATCCTAATTTTGTAAAAGCGCACAGCAGAAAGGGAAACCTACACTTCCTTATGAAGGATTATTATAAAGCTTTGCAGGCTTATAATAAAGGTCTGGAACTGGACCCCAACAATAAGGAATGCCTCGAGGGGTACCAAAGATGTGTGTACAAAATTGACGAAATGTCCAAATCGGAAAAAGTAGATGAAGAGCAGTTTAAAAAATCCATGGCCGACCCTGAAATCCAGCAAATCATTTCCGACCCACAGTTCCAGATAATTCTGCAGAGGCTGAATGAAAACCCCAATTCCATTTCGGAGTATATAAAGGACCCCAAGATTTTTAACGGCCTGCAGAAGCTGATCGCCGCAGGGATACTCAAAGTTCGCTAA